A genomic window from Scophthalmus maximus strain ysfricsl-2021 chromosome 17, ASM2237912v1, whole genome shotgun sequence includes:
- the map3k3 gene encoding mitogen-activated protein kinase kinase kinase 3 isoform X1: MNERQALHSIMKDLVALQMTRRQPVLSYDNSKPKTPAQTNRQDDVRIKFEFSGERRILMFGRPVQFEEIQQKVKSVFGQQLDLHYMNNELSIPLRGQDDLDKAIDLLDRSSNMKSIRILLLTQEHGNAPSPSPSHHVTCKQVRIKSSQSTGDVSTAYQSTEPRGRHLSTGSQNTGRSSPPPGYVPERQQRIARQGSYTSINSEGEFIPETSDQCGLDPWSSAENSVSGSCQSLDSNSDSPSLRKSRMHRAKSQECSDRENNVYDRVAGKGGTYPRRYHVSLHHKDHSEGRRTFPRIRRPQGNLFTLVPSRRSLNGSEESLGSWQLVDAQGRLRPQDRSVAHKSPSAPVTWRRGKLLGQGAFGRVYLCYDVDTGRELAAKQVQFDPDSPETSKEVSALECEIQLLKNLHHERIVQYYGCLRDHNEKTLTIFMEYMPGGSVKDQLKAYGALTENVTRKYTRQILEGMSYLHSNMIVHRDIKGANILRDSAGNVKLGDFGASKRLQTICMSGTGIRSVTGTPYWMSPEVISGEGYGRKADVWSLGCTVVEMLTEKPPWAEYEAMAAIFKIATQPTNPLLPSHASDQARDFIRRIFVEAKHRPSAEELLRHPFSQVLC; the protein is encoded by the exons ATGA ACGAGAGGCAGGCTCTCCACTCGATAATGAAGGACCTGGTCGCCCTCCAGATGACGCGGCGCCAGCCTGTCTTGTCGTACGACAACAGCAAACCCAAGACACCGGCTCAGACcaacagacag gaCGATGTCAGGATAAAGTTTGAATTCTCAGGAGAGAGACG GATCCTGATGTTTGGACGTCCTGTGCAGTTCGAGGAAATCCAGCAGAAAGTGAAGAGTGTCTTTGGGCAGCAGTTGGACCTGCACTATATGAATAATGAG TTGTCCATCCCGCTGCGAGGCCAGGACGACCTGGACAAGGCCATCGACCTGCTGGACCGAAGCTCCAACATGAAGAGCATCAGGATCTTGCTGCTGACTCAGGAGCACGGcaat gccccctccccctccccctcccaccatGTGACGTGTAAACAGGTGAGGATCAAGTCCTCCCAGTCCACCGGAGACGTTAGCACGGCGTACCAGTCCACAGAGCCCAGGGGGCGACACCTATCGACCG GTTCTCAGAACACGGGGCGAAGCTCGCCACCCCCTGGCTACGTGCCCGAGCGCCAGCAGAGGATCGCTCGCCAAGGTTCATACACCAGCATCAACAGTGAGGGGGAGTTCATCCCCGAGACCAGCGATCAGTGT GGGCTGGATCCCTGGAGCAGTGCAGAGAACTCCGTCTCTGGAAGCTGCCAGTCTCTGGACAGCAACTCGGACAG CCCCTCGTTGAGGAAGTCTCGCATGCACAGAGCCAAAAGCCAGGAGTGCTCAG ACAGGGAGAATAATGTGTATGACAGGGTCGCGGGAAAGGGAGGCACCTACCCCCGTAGGTACCACGTCTCCCTGCATCACAAAGACCACAGTGAAG GTCGTCGAACGTTCCCACGCATCCGTCGCCCCCAGGGGAACCTGTTCACGCTCGTGCCCTCACGCCGTTCACTCAACGGCAGCGAGGAGAGTCTGGGCAGCTGGCAGCTGGTAGATGCCCAGGGTCGCCTCCGTCCACAGGATCGCTCTGTTGCCCACAAGT CACCCAGCGCTCCAGTGACGTGGCGGCGGGGGAAGCTTCTGGGCCAGGGGGCGTTCGGACGGGTTTACCTGTGTTACGATGTGGACACCGGGAGGGAGCTGGCAGCCAAGCAGGTCCAGTTTGATCCTGACAGTCCTGAGACCAGCAAG GAGGTCAGCGCCTTGGAGTGCGAAATCCAGTTGCTGAAGAATCTGCATCACGAGCGCATCGTTCAGTACTATGGCTGCCTGAGGGATCACAACGAGAAGACTCTCACCATTTTCATGGAGTACATGCCGGGG GGTTCCGTCAAAGACCAGCTGAAGGCATACGGCGCCCTTACGGAAAATGTGACCCGGAAGTACACGAGACAGATCCTGGAGGGCATGTCGTACCTGCACAGCAACATGATCGTACACCGGGACATCAAAG GTGCCAACATCCTGCGGGATTCGGCGGGCAACGTGAAGCTCGGGGATTTCGGCGCCAGCAAGAGGCTCCAGACCATCTGCATGTCTGGCACTGGCATCCGCTCGGTTACTGGCACCCCCTACTGGATGAGTCCGGAGGTGATCAGCGGAGAAGGCTACGGCAGGAAGGCGGATGTGTG GAGCCTCGGTTGTACGGTGGTGGAGATGCTGACGGAAAAGCCTCCGTGGGCTGAGTATGAGGCCATGGCGGCCATATTCAAGATCGCCACGCAGCCCACCAACCCACTGCTGCCATCGCACGCCTCCGACCAGGCGCGGGACTTCATCCGCCGCATCTTCGTGGAGGCCAAACACAGGCCGAGCGCCGAGGAACTGCTCCGGCATCCCTTCTCCCAGGTTCTGTGCTGA
- the map3k3 gene encoding mitogen-activated protein kinase kinase kinase 3 isoform X2, translated as MNERQALHSIMKDLVALQMTRRQPVLSYDNSKPKTPAQTNRQDDVRIKFEFSGERRILMFGRPVQFEEIQQKVKSVFGQQLDLHYMNNELSIPLRGQDDLDKAIDLLDRSSNMKSIRILLLTQEHGNAPSPSHHVTCKQVRIKSSQSTGDVSTAYQSTEPRGRHLSTGSQNTGRSSPPPGYVPERQQRIARQGSYTSINSEGEFIPETSDQCGLDPWSSAENSVSGSCQSLDSNSDSPSLRKSRMHRAKSQECSDRENNVYDRVAGKGGTYPRRYHVSLHHKDHSEGRRTFPRIRRPQGNLFTLVPSRRSLNGSEESLGSWQLVDAQGRLRPQDRSVAHKSPSAPVTWRRGKLLGQGAFGRVYLCYDVDTGRELAAKQVQFDPDSPETSKEVSALECEIQLLKNLHHERIVQYYGCLRDHNEKTLTIFMEYMPGGSVKDQLKAYGALTENVTRKYTRQILEGMSYLHSNMIVHRDIKGANILRDSAGNVKLGDFGASKRLQTICMSGTGIRSVTGTPYWMSPEVISGEGYGRKADVWSLGCTVVEMLTEKPPWAEYEAMAAIFKIATQPTNPLLPSHASDQARDFIRRIFVEAKHRPSAEELLRHPFSQVLC; from the exons ATGA ACGAGAGGCAGGCTCTCCACTCGATAATGAAGGACCTGGTCGCCCTCCAGATGACGCGGCGCCAGCCTGTCTTGTCGTACGACAACAGCAAACCCAAGACACCGGCTCAGACcaacagacag gaCGATGTCAGGATAAAGTTTGAATTCTCAGGAGAGAGACG GATCCTGATGTTTGGACGTCCTGTGCAGTTCGAGGAAATCCAGCAGAAAGTGAAGAGTGTCTTTGGGCAGCAGTTGGACCTGCACTATATGAATAATGAG TTGTCCATCCCGCTGCGAGGCCAGGACGACCTGGACAAGGCCATCGACCTGCTGGACCGAAGCTCCAACATGAAGAGCATCAGGATCTTGCTGCTGACTCAGGAGCACGGcaatg ccccctccccctcccaccatGTGACGTGTAAACAGGTGAGGATCAAGTCCTCCCAGTCCACCGGAGACGTTAGCACGGCGTACCAGTCCACAGAGCCCAGGGGGCGACACCTATCGACCG GTTCTCAGAACACGGGGCGAAGCTCGCCACCCCCTGGCTACGTGCCCGAGCGCCAGCAGAGGATCGCTCGCCAAGGTTCATACACCAGCATCAACAGTGAGGGGGAGTTCATCCCCGAGACCAGCGATCAGTGT GGGCTGGATCCCTGGAGCAGTGCAGAGAACTCCGTCTCTGGAAGCTGCCAGTCTCTGGACAGCAACTCGGACAG CCCCTCGTTGAGGAAGTCTCGCATGCACAGAGCCAAAAGCCAGGAGTGCTCAG ACAGGGAGAATAATGTGTATGACAGGGTCGCGGGAAAGGGAGGCACCTACCCCCGTAGGTACCACGTCTCCCTGCATCACAAAGACCACAGTGAAG GTCGTCGAACGTTCCCACGCATCCGTCGCCCCCAGGGGAACCTGTTCACGCTCGTGCCCTCACGCCGTTCACTCAACGGCAGCGAGGAGAGTCTGGGCAGCTGGCAGCTGGTAGATGCCCAGGGTCGCCTCCGTCCACAGGATCGCTCTGTTGCCCACAAGT CACCCAGCGCTCCAGTGACGTGGCGGCGGGGGAAGCTTCTGGGCCAGGGGGCGTTCGGACGGGTTTACCTGTGTTACGATGTGGACACCGGGAGGGAGCTGGCAGCCAAGCAGGTCCAGTTTGATCCTGACAGTCCTGAGACCAGCAAG GAGGTCAGCGCCTTGGAGTGCGAAATCCAGTTGCTGAAGAATCTGCATCACGAGCGCATCGTTCAGTACTATGGCTGCCTGAGGGATCACAACGAGAAGACTCTCACCATTTTCATGGAGTACATGCCGGGG GGTTCCGTCAAAGACCAGCTGAAGGCATACGGCGCCCTTACGGAAAATGTGACCCGGAAGTACACGAGACAGATCCTGGAGGGCATGTCGTACCTGCACAGCAACATGATCGTACACCGGGACATCAAAG GTGCCAACATCCTGCGGGATTCGGCGGGCAACGTGAAGCTCGGGGATTTCGGCGCCAGCAAGAGGCTCCAGACCATCTGCATGTCTGGCACTGGCATCCGCTCGGTTACTGGCACCCCCTACTGGATGAGTCCGGAGGTGATCAGCGGAGAAGGCTACGGCAGGAAGGCGGATGTGTG GAGCCTCGGTTGTACGGTGGTGGAGATGCTGACGGAAAAGCCTCCGTGGGCTGAGTATGAGGCCATGGCGGCCATATTCAAGATCGCCACGCAGCCCACCAACCCACTGCTGCCATCGCACGCCTCCGACCAGGCGCGGGACTTCATCCGCCGCATCTTCGTGGAGGCCAAACACAGGCCGAGCGCCGAGGAACTGCTCCGGCATCCCTTCTCCCAGGTTCTGTGCTGA
- the limd2 gene encoding LIM domain-containing protein 2 — protein sequence MDTRGPTEEKPVQRSKSFSFKTQKEVCTSCEKTVYPMERLVANNMVFHTTCFCCKHCNAKLSLGTFAALQGEFYCKPHFQQLFKSKGNYDEGFGRKQHKELWASKDSDNITKTA from the exons ATG GACACCCGAGGCCCCACTGAAGAGAAACCTGTCCAGCGATCAAAG TCCTTCAGCTTTAAGACTCAAAAGGAAGTCTGCACCTCATGTGAGAAGACGGTCTATCCAATGGAGAGATTAGTTGCCAACAACATGGTCTTCCATACGACATGCTTCTGCTGCAAGCACTGCAACGCCAAACTCAG CCTTGGCACCTTTGCGGCCCTGCAAGGCGAATTTTACTGCAAACCCCACTTCCAGCAGCTGTTCAAGAGCAAAGGCAACTACGACGAGGGCTTCGGACGCAAACAGCACAAGGAGCTCTGGGCCTCCAAGGACTCGGACAATATAACAAAGACGGCATAA